A window of Nicotiana tabacum cultivar K326 chromosome 24, ASM71507v2, whole genome shotgun sequence contains these coding sequences:
- the LOC107774709 gene encoding phosphatidylinositol N-acetylglucosaminyltransferase subunit A isoform X1, translating to MGEPGKHRILMVSDFFYPNFGGVENHIYYLSQCLIKEGHKVVVMTHAYQNRSGVRYMTNGLKVYYVPWKPFLMQNTLPTFFGTLPITRTILIREKISLVHGHQAFSTLCHEALMHARTMGYKVVFTDHSLYGFADVGSIHMNKVLQFTLADVTQAICVSHTSKENTVLRSGLPPEKVYVIPNAVDTAMFKPAPERLNRDEIVIVVLSRLVYRKGADLLVEVIPEVCRLHPNVRFIVGGDGPKRVRLEEMREKHSLQDRVDMLGAVPHAKVRSVLITGHIFLNSSLTEAFCIAILEAASCGLLTVSTRVGGVPEVLPDDMVVLAAPDPTTMVHAITRAIHMLPQIDPQDMHNRMKKLYSWPDVARRTEIVYNRALKCSNPPLLDRLSRYLTCGTWAGKIFCIVMIVDFLLWRLLQLWQPDKDVEAVPDIQLQNSQHEETPFGSSMEESL from the exons ATGGGTGAACCGGGAAAGCATAGAATCTTAATGGTCTCTGATTTTTTCTACCCCAATTTTGGTGGTGTGGAGAATCACATATACTATCTATCACAATGCTTGATTAAGGAAGGCCACAAG GTGGTAGTTATGACTCATGCTTATCAGAATCGTTCTGGTGTAAGATATATGACAAATGGCCTGAAAGTTTATTATGTCCCGTGGAAGCCATTTCTCATGCAAAACACGTTGCCGACCTTCTTTGGGACGCTTCCAATTACTAGGACAATTCTGATTAGGGAAAAAATATCGCTGGTACATGGACATCAAGCGTTCTCAACCTTATGTCACGAAGCTCTAATGCACGCTCGCACCATGGGTTACAAAGTTGTATTTACTGATCATTCTCTCTATGGCTTCGCGGATGTTGGAAGCATTCACATGAATAAGGTACTACAATTTACACTAGCTGATGTGACTCAGGCTATCTGTGTTTCTCATACAAGCAAAGAGAATACGGTTTTAAGGTCTGGTTTGCCGCCTGAAAAGGTTTATGTTATTCCGAATGCTGTGGACACGGCCATGTTTAAGCCTGCTCCTGAGCGACTCAACAGGGATgaaattgttattgttgtgttaaGTAGATTAGTTTATAGGAAAGGAGCGGATTTACTTGTTGAAGTTATCCCTGAAGTATGTCGTTTGCATCCCAAT GTTCGGTTCATTGTTGGAGGGGATGGACCAAAACGAGTGCGTTTGGAAGAAATGAGGGAAAAACACTCTCTTCAAGACCGAGTTGATATGTTGGGTGCTGTCCCTCATGCTAAAGTACGGTCTGTACTAATAACTGGCCATATATTTTTGAACAG TTCTTTAACAGAAGCATTTTGCATAGCTATATTGGAAGCTGCAAGTTGCGGATTATTAACAGTCAGTACACGTGTAGGAGGTGTTCCCGAG GTGCTTCCAGATGATATGGTTGTTTTGGCTGCGCCAGATCCTACAACTATGGTGCACGCAATCACAAGGGCTATACATATGCTTCCCCAGATTGATCCACAAGATATGCACAATCGT ATGAAAAAGCTTTACAGTTGGCCTGATGTAGCCAGGAGGACAGAAATTGTATACAACCGTGCTTTGAAATGCTCCAATCCACCTTTGCTAGATCGATTGTCAAG GTACCTTACATGTGGCACTTGGGCAGGGAAAATATTTTGCATAGTTATGATAGTAGATTTTTTGCTCTGGCGTCTCTTGCAACTATGGCAG CCTGACAAGGATGTCGAGGCGGTACCTGATATTCAACTTCAAAATTCTCAACACGAGGAGACACCATTTGGTTCCAGTATGGAAGAAAGCTTATGA
- the LOC107774709 gene encoding phosphatidylinositol N-acetylglucosaminyltransferase subunit A isoform X2: protein MGEPGKHRILMVSDFFYPNFGGVENHIYYLSQCLIKEGHKVVVMTHAYQNRSGVRYMTNGLKVYYVPWKPFLMQNTLPTFFGTLPITRTILIREKISLVHGHQAFSTLCHEALMHARTMGYKVVFTDHSLYGFADVGSIHMNKVLQFTLADVTQAICVSHTSKENTVLRSGLPPEKVYVIPNAVDTAMFKPAPERLNRDEIVIVVLSRLVYRKGADLLVEVIPEVCRLHPNVRFIVGGDGPKRVRLEEMREKHSLQDRVDMLGAVPHAKVRSVLITGHIFLNSSLTEAFCIAILEAASCGLLTVSTRVGGVPEVLPDDMVVLAAPDPTTMVHAITRAIHMLPQIDPQDMHNRMKKLYSWPDVARRTEIVYNRALKCSNPPLLDRLSRENILHSYDSRFFALASLATMAA from the exons ATGGGTGAACCGGGAAAGCATAGAATCTTAATGGTCTCTGATTTTTTCTACCCCAATTTTGGTGGTGTGGAGAATCACATATACTATCTATCACAATGCTTGATTAAGGAAGGCCACAAG GTGGTAGTTATGACTCATGCTTATCAGAATCGTTCTGGTGTAAGATATATGACAAATGGCCTGAAAGTTTATTATGTCCCGTGGAAGCCATTTCTCATGCAAAACACGTTGCCGACCTTCTTTGGGACGCTTCCAATTACTAGGACAATTCTGATTAGGGAAAAAATATCGCTGGTACATGGACATCAAGCGTTCTCAACCTTATGTCACGAAGCTCTAATGCACGCTCGCACCATGGGTTACAAAGTTGTATTTACTGATCATTCTCTCTATGGCTTCGCGGATGTTGGAAGCATTCACATGAATAAGGTACTACAATTTACACTAGCTGATGTGACTCAGGCTATCTGTGTTTCTCATACAAGCAAAGAGAATACGGTTTTAAGGTCTGGTTTGCCGCCTGAAAAGGTTTATGTTATTCCGAATGCTGTGGACACGGCCATGTTTAAGCCTGCTCCTGAGCGACTCAACAGGGATgaaattgttattgttgtgttaaGTAGATTAGTTTATAGGAAAGGAGCGGATTTACTTGTTGAAGTTATCCCTGAAGTATGTCGTTTGCATCCCAAT GTTCGGTTCATTGTTGGAGGGGATGGACCAAAACGAGTGCGTTTGGAAGAAATGAGGGAAAAACACTCTCTTCAAGACCGAGTTGATATGTTGGGTGCTGTCCCTCATGCTAAAGTACGGTCTGTACTAATAACTGGCCATATATTTTTGAACAG TTCTTTAACAGAAGCATTTTGCATAGCTATATTGGAAGCTGCAAGTTGCGGATTATTAACAGTCAGTACACGTGTAGGAGGTGTTCCCGAG GTGCTTCCAGATGATATGGTTGTTTTGGCTGCGCCAGATCCTACAACTATGGTGCACGCAATCACAAGGGCTATACATATGCTTCCCCAGATTGATCCACAAGATATGCACAATCGT ATGAAAAAGCTTTACAGTTGGCCTGATGTAGCCAGGAGGACAGAAATTGTATACAACCGTGCTTTGAAATGCTCCAATCCACCTTTGCTAGATCGATTGTCAAG GGAAAATATTTTGCATAGTTATGATAGTAGATTTTTTGCTCTGGCGTCTCTTGCAACTATGGCAG CCTGA